A stretch of Methanosphaerula palustris E1-9c DNA encodes these proteins:
- a CDS encoding energy-coupling factor ABC transporter ATP-binding protein — protein sequence MSIIIEARDIRYRYPGSREAIRGISFHIRPGEKIALVGPNGAGKSTLLQMFNGMIRPDAGTMLFDNEPIRYDTRSLRQLRRRVGYVLQNSDRQIIAPTVYQDVAFGPANLGFDEPAIRRAVALALQYVGLEGFERRPPHQLSGGEKKRVAIAGVLAMDPDVLVFDEPTSGLDPAGSEDLMELLDELHHDGKTVIISTHDVELAYPWADRAILLLDGRILKEDVPDVAFGNTEYVRRAHLSVPTLLELSQELGRRGFVQPDHKPRSVLDMVYILEHIHHEACVHPTPGTISVCNVDEVETSSIAAWVNDHPGLAIGAMGTRAKQCATLEDLTLEFTYGVIDKCILRALSGQDSLILTSSSMAGRVVTRVEAYCWESRTTITVLPWSMMNQAPKEGLTNEEVKEG from the coding sequence ATGAGCATCATCATCGAAGCACGGGATATCAGGTATCGGTACCCGGGGAGCCGAGAGGCGATCAGGGGGATCAGTTTCCATATCCGTCCGGGTGAGAAGATCGCGCTCGTGGGCCCCAACGGCGCCGGCAAGTCCACGCTGTTGCAGATGTTCAATGGTATGATCCGTCCGGACGCTGGCACCATGCTCTTCGATAATGAACCGATCCGGTACGATACCCGGTCCCTCCGTCAGCTCCGACGACGGGTCGGGTACGTGCTGCAGAACTCCGACCGTCAGATCATCGCGCCGACCGTGTACCAGGACGTGGCGTTCGGCCCGGCCAACCTTGGGTTCGATGAGCCGGCTATCCGACGGGCTGTTGCGCTTGCCCTCCAGTATGTCGGGCTCGAGGGGTTCGAGCGCCGCCCGCCTCACCAGCTCTCTGGCGGAGAGAAGAAACGGGTGGCGATCGCCGGGGTGCTCGCCATGGACCCTGACGTGCTGGTCTTCGACGAGCCGACGAGCGGCCTCGACCCTGCCGGCTCGGAGGATCTCATGGAATTGCTCGATGAGTTGCACCATGACGGAAAGACGGTGATCATCTCCACCCATGATGTCGAACTGGCGTATCCGTGGGCAGACCGGGCGATCCTCCTGCTCGACGGCAGGATCCTCAAGGAGGACGTGCCGGACGTGGCGTTCGGGAACACCGAGTATGTGCGGAGAGCGCACCTCTCGGTGCCGACCCTCCTCGAACTCTCACAGGAGCTCGGGCGGCGCGGGTTCGTTCAGCCTGACCATAAACCACGCAGTGTCCTTGATATGGTCTATATCCTCGAGCACATCCATCACGAGGCCTGCGTTCATCCGACGCCGGGTACTATCTCGGTCTGCAATGTCGATGAGGTGGAGACGTCATCGATCGCCGCGTGGGTGAATGATCACCCTGGCCTCGCAATTGGGGCGATGGGAACCCGTGCGAAACAATGTGCCACCCTGGAGGACCTGACCCTCGAGTTCACCTATGGGGTGATCGACAAATGCATCCTTCGCGCGCTCAGTGGGCAGGACTCGCTGATCCTGACCTCCAGCAGCATGGCCGGTCGGGTGGTGACCCGGGTCGAGGCATACTGTTGGGAGAGTAGGACCACCATCACCGTTCTCCCCTGGAGCATGATGAATCAGGCTCCAAAAGAGGGTCTTACGAATGAGGAGGTCAAGGAAGGATGA
- a CDS encoding FeoA family protein: protein MELSKEIPKGSEVRDSITTLDRILPPGTCRVVSVLAQGPVRKRLFALGFVQGAVVEAVRAAPLGNPVEYQVKGYFLSLRKEEARLISVTSEGA from the coding sequence ATGGAATTATCAAAAGAGATTCCGAAGGGATCCGAAGTGCGCGACAGCATCACCACGCTCGATCGGATTCTGCCCCCGGGAACCTGTCGTGTAGTTTCGGTGCTGGCACAGGGTCCGGTCCGCAAACGACTGTTCGCCCTCGGTTTTGTTCAGGGCGCTGTCGTTGAAGCGGTACGTGCAGCCCCGCTTGGCAATCCGGTCGAATACCAGGTGAAAGGTTATTTTCTCTCCCTCAGGAAAGAGGAAGCCCGACTCATCTCGGTAACATCAGAGGGTGCGTGA
- a CDS encoding heavy metal translocating P-type ATPase, producing MSSCSCCSKRPARTGYRELLWEPETIFTLASGLLLAIAILIDPDMMLHETVTSGTGGLFYLIAALTGSIPIWLSALQGIWNRDFTTDIPVSLATFAAIAIGQYPAAAVVAVLLLVGGMLEAYVAARASNAMEALAALLPDQVTVRQDGGDILIPLDEVREGEIVLVRSGERIPVDGEVISGTASINQATITGESVSISRTSGDMVYAGTFNECGALEIRTGTTGDQTLLGRIRNLIVEAKDQKPPIERVLDRYSRLYTPAALLLGGLIWWWSGDILRAITMFIVFCPCVIILATPTALVASIGNAARYGNLVKTGETIEKMAAVDTVIFDKTGTLTVGKPALTAVHPLRNLTEDDVVLVAAGIEKFSEHPLAGAITVEASRRHLIVPDPESFQVLPGRGVCAVLGGASVLLGNELLMVDYGVVVDPYAADITRHCAMDSQIIAYLAINNTIAAVLMFEDSLREDAGAIVTRLKLAGLRCVMVTGDQECSASSVGRALGITEIYAQVLPQEKVAIVREMQSGGHRVAFVGDGVNDGPALAAADVGIAMGLSGTDVAIETADIALLSDDLASLPHLHLLSKKALSTIRNNLIFSVVVLVAAVVLTIPGILNPVTGALVHELSSLPVIANSVRLIVYRVR from the coding sequence ATGAGTTCCTGTTCGTGTTGTTCAAAGAGACCGGCCCGCACTGGCTACCGGGAATTGTTATGGGAACCTGAGACAATTTTTACTCTGGCTAGCGGTCTTCTGCTCGCCATCGCGATCCTTATCGATCCCGACATGATGCTCCATGAAACCGTCACCTCCGGCACGGGCGGTCTCTTCTATCTGATTGCAGCACTCACCGGTTCTATCCCGATCTGGTTATCAGCACTGCAGGGGATCTGGAACCGGGATTTTACGACCGATATCCCGGTCTCGCTTGCGACATTCGCTGCAATTGCGATCGGTCAGTACCCGGCGGCAGCAGTTGTCGCGGTGCTTCTTCTTGTTGGTGGGATGCTGGAAGCGTATGTGGCTGCTCGGGCGAGTAACGCCATGGAAGCGCTTGCCGCTCTCCTGCCGGATCAGGTCACGGTACGGCAGGATGGCGGTGATATCCTCATACCTCTCGATGAGGTGAGAGAAGGAGAGATCGTGCTTGTCAGGTCTGGTGAACGGATCCCGGTTGATGGAGAAGTCATCTCCGGGACGGCATCCATAAACCAGGCTACCATCACCGGCGAGAGCGTTTCAATTTCTAGAACCAGCGGAGATATGGTCTATGCCGGAACCTTCAATGAGTGTGGAGCGCTTGAGATCCGCACCGGTACAACAGGTGATCAGACTCTCCTCGGGAGGATCCGGAACCTGATTGTGGAAGCAAAAGACCAGAAACCTCCGATAGAACGGGTGCTCGACCGGTACTCCCGGCTGTACACCCCTGCAGCACTCCTTCTCGGTGGTCTCATCTGGTGGTGGAGCGGGGATATCCTGCGTGCAATCACGATGTTCATCGTCTTCTGCCCCTGTGTGATCATCCTTGCAACACCGACTGCACTCGTCGCCTCCATCGGCAATGCCGCCCGGTACGGAAATCTCGTCAAGACCGGGGAGACGATTGAGAAGATGGCAGCTGTGGATACGGTGATCTTTGATAAGACCGGGACATTGACAGTCGGAAAGCCGGCTCTCACCGCTGTTCACCCGCTCAGGAACCTTACAGAGGATGACGTCGTTCTGGTGGCGGCAGGTATAGAAAAGTTCAGTGAACATCCGCTTGCCGGGGCGATAACGGTGGAGGCGTCGCGTCGTCACCTGATCGTCCCAGACCCGGAATCATTCCAGGTTTTGCCGGGCCGGGGTGTGTGTGCTGTCCTTGGAGGAGCATCGGTTCTTCTGGGAAATGAATTGCTCATGGTGGATTATGGAGTTGTTGTGGATCCTTATGCAGCGGATATCACCCGGCATTGCGCCATGGACTCACAGATAATCGCCTATCTTGCGATCAATAACACAATCGCGGCAGTTTTGATGTTTGAGGATTCTCTTCGGGAAGATGCCGGCGCGATCGTCACCAGGCTCAAATTGGCCGGTCTCCGCTGTGTGATGGTGACTGGAGATCAGGAGTGTTCTGCGTCTTCGGTGGGACGTGCCCTTGGTATTACGGAGATCTATGCACAGGTGCTGCCGCAGGAGAAGGTCGCGATTGTCCGGGAGATGCAGTCAGGAGGCCATCGTGTTGCATTTGTCGGTGACGGGGTCAATGATGGGCCGGCCCTTGCTGCTGCAGATGTCGGGATTGCCATGGGACTGAGCGGCACCGATGTCGCTATTGAGACAGCAGATATTGCCCTGCTATCAGATGATCTCGCCTCGCTGCCCCATCTTCATCTGCTTTCGAAGAAAGCGCTCTCGACAATCCGGAACAACCTCATCTTCTCGGTGGTTGTGCTGGTCGCCGCTGTGGTGCTCACCATTCCCGGCATTCTGAATCCGGTGACTGGGGCACTGGTACACGAGTTGTCGTCGCTGCCGGTTATCGCGAACTCCGTTCGGCTGATCGTATACAGGGTGAGATGA
- a CDS encoding cation diffusion facilitator family transporter gives MIHNHDNHEHPGDHDPEHGAGHHGHTHTHGIVDPSILTTERGIWAVKWSFVILFLTAFIQVVIVYYSGSIALFADMIHNLGDALTAIPLLFAFMMARWSPTKRFTYGYGRVEDLAGVFVVLMILTSAIVAGYVSIDRLVHPREVTYLWAVAVAVVVGFIGNEAVARLRIRVGKEIGSAALVADGLHARTDGLTSLAVLVGAVGVYCGFPLVDPIIGLIITITIFWIVWESGKTILTRLLDGVDPAITDEIRHTVDHVDSVLAITDVRVRWLGHRLHAEVNITVDSSLTVENGHAIAKEFQHELLHYLRYLSNATIHVDPATGSGPCFHHIESHHHDGLPEHSH, from the coding sequence ATGATTCATAATCATGATAACCATGAACACCCCGGAGATCACGACCCTGAGCACGGGGCTGGCCATCATGGCCATACCCACACCCATGGTATTGTCGACCCGTCTATTCTCACCACCGAACGGGGGATCTGGGCGGTCAAATGGTCGTTTGTTATTCTGTTCCTGACCGCATTCATCCAGGTCGTCATCGTCTATTATTCAGGCAGCATCGCCCTGTTCGCTGATATGATCCACAATTTAGGTGATGCACTCACCGCGATCCCACTGTTGTTCGCGTTCATGATGGCCCGGTGGAGTCCGACGAAACGGTTCACCTACGGGTACGGCCGTGTCGAGGACCTTGCTGGCGTCTTTGTGGTGCTGATGATCCTGACCTCGGCGATTGTAGCCGGATACGTTTCGATCGATCGGCTCGTTCACCCGCGGGAGGTGACCTATCTCTGGGCGGTTGCAGTAGCGGTAGTTGTTGGGTTTATCGGGAACGAAGCCGTGGCACGCCTCCGCATCAGGGTCGGAAAAGAGATCGGCAGTGCCGCACTCGTTGCCGACGGCCTGCATGCACGGACTGACGGGCTGACGAGCCTAGCGGTCCTTGTTGGTGCAGTCGGGGTCTATTGTGGATTTCCGCTCGTCGACCCGATTATTGGTCTCATCATCACGATCACGATCTTCTGGATCGTCTGGGAGTCAGGAAAAACAATCCTCACCCGCCTGCTCGATGGCGTTGATCCAGCGATCACTGACGAGATCCGCCATACTGTGGATCATGTCGACAGTGTGTTGGCGATCACCGATGTTAGGGTCCGATGGCTGGGGCACCGGCTTCATGCGGAGGTCAATATCACGGTCGATTCATCTCTGACTGTGGAGAACGGCCACGCGATTGCTAAAGAGTTTCAACACGAACTCCTCCACTATCTCCGGTACCTGTCGAATGCCACCATCCATGTTGACCCGGCCACGGGATCGGGACCATGTTTTCATCATATCGAGAGCCATCACCATGACGGGTTGCCCGAGCATTCACATTGA
- the feoB gene encoding ferrous iron transport protein B, with protein sequence MKKSIRIALAGNPNVGKSTIFNALTGFRQQVGNWPGVTVEKKSGFARLGEYEIEVVDLPGTYSLTAYSEDEVIARDYIIEEKPDVVVHVVDATNFERNLYLTTQLMELGVPLVIALNMSDMAEKNGTAIDQVMMKKFFEIPAVRTVGSKGEGLDELLRTAIHEAETSPHHEHAIGYGDETERLIAELVTALGKDPALSTRYPPRWLAIRLLEGDENALEKIIESPARNAAQAVLAMIDPAETEAAMADRRYEVITALLPQVCATCVRTMNASDLLDRVITNRWLGIPIFLALMWGAFELTFAAGAPFSDAINALMSYCADLVGSGMEPAWLGSLLGNGIIGGMGAILVFIPNIFILLLLLSILEDSGYLARAAFVMDRLMYSIGLPGKSFIPMLIGFGCNVPAIMATRTIEDPKDRLITILINPFMSCGARLPVYILFAGAFFPENGGTVVFVLYVLGISVAIGSAWLFRKTILPGKPAPFLMEMPPYRLPTFATSVVHMWDRGSMYLRKAGGIILFASIIVWGLASLPFGVEYGSAESFVGLIGHVLEPLVAPLGFDWKIAVALLFGFVAKEVVVGSLGVLYGTGDEGGSLQSALLADPHLGPVTAFALMAFVLLYLPCLTTFAVIRKETGSWKWTGFSVFYGLSVAYIIAFIIASLGHFVIGGN encoded by the coding sequence ATGAAGAAGAGCATCCGGATCGCACTTGCTGGAAATCCGAATGTCGGTAAGAGTACGATCTTCAACGCCCTCACCGGGTTTCGTCAGCAGGTCGGTAACTGGCCAGGGGTCACGGTCGAGAAGAAGAGCGGTTTTGCTCGTCTTGGGGAGTACGAGATTGAGGTTGTCGATCTTCCCGGCACCTACAGCCTGACCGCGTATTCTGAAGACGAAGTGATCGCCCGGGACTATATCATCGAGGAGAAACCTGATGTTGTGGTCCATGTCGTGGATGCAACCAACTTCGAGCGCAACCTCTACCTCACCACCCAGCTCATGGAGTTGGGGGTCCCGCTCGTGATCGCCCTCAACATGTCAGATATGGCCGAGAAGAACGGTACTGCCATCGATCAGGTTATGATGAAAAAATTCTTCGAGATCCCGGCTGTCAGAACTGTGGGGAGCAAAGGGGAAGGGCTCGACGAACTCCTCCGGACTGCAATCCATGAAGCCGAAACCTCCCCGCATCATGAGCACGCAATCGGGTATGGCGATGAAACCGAGCGTCTGATTGCCGAACTCGTTACGGCACTGGGGAAGGATCCGGCGCTTTCCACCCGGTATCCTCCCCGCTGGCTGGCGATCCGGCTCCTTGAAGGAGATGAAAATGCCCTTGAGAAGATCATAGAAAGTCCCGCCCGAAACGCTGCCCAGGCTGTGCTTGCAATGATCGACCCAGCAGAGACCGAGGCTGCGATGGCGGACCGGAGGTACGAGGTTATCACAGCACTCCTCCCGCAGGTCTGTGCGACCTGTGTACGGACGATGAACGCTTCGGACCTCCTCGACCGGGTGATCACCAACCGCTGGCTTGGCATCCCGATCTTCCTTGCGCTGATGTGGGGAGCCTTCGAGCTGACGTTTGCAGCCGGGGCTCCGTTCTCAGACGCAATCAATGCTCTCATGAGTTACTGTGCGGATCTCGTTGGATCCGGTATGGAACCCGCGTGGCTCGGTTCCTTATTAGGAAATGGCATCATCGGCGGGATGGGTGCGATCCTCGTCTTCATCCCCAACATTTTCATCCTCCTCCTCCTCCTTTCGATCCTCGAAGACAGCGGGTACCTTGCCCGTGCGGCCTTTGTCATGGATCGGCTGATGTATTCAATCGGCCTTCCGGGCAAATCGTTCATCCCGATGCTGATCGGCTTTGGATGCAATGTTCCAGCCATCATGGCGACCAGGACTATCGAAGATCCGAAAGACCGGCTGATCACGATCCTGATCAACCCGTTCATGTCCTGCGGGGCACGCCTGCCGGTGTACATCCTCTTCGCCGGCGCATTTTTCCCGGAAAATGGGGGAACCGTGGTCTTTGTTCTCTATGTGCTCGGGATCTCGGTTGCGATCGGATCAGCATGGCTCTTCCGGAAGACGATTCTGCCCGGGAAACCTGCGCCGTTTTTAATGGAGATGCCGCCGTACCGGCTTCCGACGTTTGCGACCTCGGTCGTGCACATGTGGGACCGGGGATCGATGTATCTTCGAAAGGCAGGAGGTATCATCCTGTTTGCAAGTATTATCGTCTGGGGCCTGGCATCGCTTCCCTTTGGGGTTGAGTACGGCAGCGCGGAAAGTTTTGTCGGCCTGATCGGCCACGTGCTGGAGCCGCTTGTCGCGCCACTGGGCTTTGACTGGAAGATCGCAGTCGCGCTCCTCTTCGGCTTTGTGGCAAAAGAGGTCGTGGTCGGGTCCCTCGGCGTCCTGTACGGGACCGGGGACGAAGGAGGGTCGCTTCAGAGTGCACTGCTGGCAGATCCACACCTCGGACCAGTCACGGCATTCGCCCTGATGGCGTTTGTGCTGCTCTACCTCCCCTGTCTCACCACCTTTGCCGTCATTCGCAAGGAGACCGGGTCATGGAAATGGACTGGCTTCTCGGTTTTCTACGGCCTTTCGGTCGCGTACATCATTGCATTCATCATAGCCAGCCTCGGGCACTTTGTCATTGGGGGGAACTGA
- a CDS encoding argininosuccinate synthase translates to MGKGTVILAFSGGLDTSICVPLLKERYGYDRVVTVAVDVGQTAEDINTATEKGNLIADKHFTIDVKDRFVAEHLFPSIKANGSYEGYPMGTSLARPLIAEEIVKIARAEGATAVAHGCTGKGNDQLRFEFIFHGAGLEVVAPIRELNLTREWEIQYAQEKQIPVPVVKEKPWSVDENCWSRSIEGGKLEDPAFHPPEEIFHWTVSQEAAPVTPAVISIQFKDGVPVALNNEPMSGLDLILALNTLAGAHGVGRNDMMEDRILGLKARENYEHPAATVLLVAHRDLEHLVLSRQELAFKETIDAKWSELAYMGLIYEPLYWALTSFIDKTQERVNGTVDLKLYKGSVHVLGRSSPDTLYSDEYASFDSTTVDQCDAVGFSKYYGLQARLLMNQKRD, encoded by the coding sequence ATGGGAAAAGGAACTGTAATTCTGGCATTTTCTGGAGGGCTTGACACCTCCATCTGTGTACCGCTGTTGAAAGAACGCTACGGCTACGACCGGGTCGTAACGGTTGCTGTCGATGTAGGGCAGACTGCTGAGGACATCAACACTGCCACCGAGAAGGGGAACCTGATCGCCGATAAACACTTCACGATCGATGTGAAGGACCGGTTCGTCGCCGAACACCTCTTCCCCTCGATCAAGGCGAACGGGTCGTACGAGGGCTATCCAATGGGCACTTCGCTGGCTAGACCGCTGATCGCCGAGGAGATCGTGAAGATCGCACGGGCTGAAGGGGCGACGGCGGTGGCCCATGGTTGCACCGGCAAGGGGAACGACCAGCTTCGGTTCGAGTTCATCTTCCACGGAGCCGGCCTTGAGGTCGTTGCACCGATCAGGGAGTTGAACCTAACCCGGGAGTGGGAGATCCAGTACGCCCAGGAGAAGCAGATCCCGGTGCCAGTGGTGAAGGAGAAGCCGTGGTCGGTGGACGAGAACTGCTGGTCCAGGTCGATCGAGGGAGGGAAACTCGAAGACCCTGCCTTCCACCCGCCTGAAGAGATCTTCCACTGGACTGTCTCCCAGGAGGCAGCCCCGGTCACCCCTGCAGTGATCAGCATCCAGTTCAAGGACGGGGTACCTGTCGCGCTGAACAATGAACCGATGAGCGGCCTCGACCTGATCTTGGCCCTGAACACCCTGGCAGGTGCGCACGGTGTCGGCAGAAACGACATGATGGAAGACCGGATCCTCGGCCTCAAGGCACGAGAGAACTACGAGCATCCTGCCGCGACGGTGCTGCTGGTAGCCCACCGGGATCTGGAGCACCTGGTCCTCTCCAGGCAGGAACTGGCCTTCAAGGAAACGATCGATGCCAAGTGGTCAGAACTGGCCTACATGGGACTGATCTACGAACCGCTCTACTGGGCGCTGACATCGTTCATCGACAAGACTCAGGAACGGGTGAATGGGACCGTCGACCTGAAATTATACAAGGGCTCGGTCCATGTGCTCGGCAGGTCTTCACCTGATACGCTCTACTCGGACGAGTACGCCTCCTTCGACAGCACCACGGTGGACCAGTGTGATGCGGTCGGGTTCTCCAAGTATTACGGGCTCCAAGCCCGTCTCCTGATGAACCAGAAGCGGGATTGA
- a CDS encoding metal-dependent transcriptional regulator, whose translation MHSLSRKAEDYLEAILNASFEKGYARTKDIAQELCIQPPTVVEMVKKLDRMGMITYRKYEGVTLTLQGKKIAEVIRDRHETLQSFLELMKVPHAIAVKDACMMEHELSTETIEQLRMFLAFLKVNPQVGSVMKNFEAFSIRVADRHQDDARGSGQSSFQS comes from the coding sequence ATGCATTCGCTCAGCAGGAAAGCGGAAGATTATCTCGAAGCTATCCTGAACGCTTCATTTGAGAAGGGGTACGCTCGCACCAAGGATATCGCCCAAGAGCTCTGCATCCAGCCGCCGACCGTGGTCGAAATGGTCAAAAAACTCGACCGGATGGGCATGATTACCTACCGAAAGTATGAAGGAGTCACCCTGACGCTGCAGGGAAAAAAGATTGCAGAGGTGATCCGGGACCGGCACGAAACACTCCAGTCTTTTCTCGAGTTGATGAAAGTGCCCCATGCCATTGCGGTCAAGGATGCCTGCATGATGGAGCACGAACTCAGTACAGAGACCATCGAGCAGCTCCGTATGTTCCTGGCCTTTCTCAAAGTGAACCCACAGGTTGGATCGGTCATGAAAAATTTTGAAGCCTTTTCGATCAGAGTGGCAGATAGGCACCAGGATGATGCCCGTGGGAGTGGTCAGTCCAGTTTCCAGTCATGA
- a CDS encoding helix-turn-helix domain-containing protein, translated as MIQSGTVTHAEIADDIGITREQLADRLALMERQGYLARQEEMADSESGCRHCCASCCARNGASFPVLYNLTQKGERLAEGTGSI; from the coding sequence ATGATCCAATCTGGGACTGTAACGCATGCAGAGATTGCAGATGATATCGGGATCACCCGCGAGCAGCTTGCAGATCGGCTCGCCCTGATGGAGCGGCAGGGGTACCTTGCCCGACAGGAAGAGATGGCGGATTCGGAGAGCGGTTGCCGGCATTGCTGTGCATCGTGCTGCGCACGGAACGGGGCATCATTCCCGGTCCTGTATAACCTTACGCAGAAAGGGGAACGGTTGGCAGAAGGAACTGGGAGTATCTGA
- the cbiQ gene encoding cobalt ECF transporter T component CbiQ, with translation MIETNLDSIAQQSAFRHIHPGTKLIFALGSLILCLISPSPVVPVISGIILSLVLIGPGRVSPIQYGKLLLGPIVFTTMSVVVLLFMLGGGDVIFRFNPVPWINLTITTGAVSQSLLVLCRVFGSSVSLFFITLTTPMTDLFNGMKRIGIPIELIDLMMIVYRYIFIIYDQAVEIWHAQVMRLGYSRPGEAVRSFSMLCGTLFISSWCAGEDLIHAMDCRCYDGIFPSLDLAEPMQLQSLVPVLLYLAGLTGILLAMRPWGMIP, from the coding sequence ATGATTGAAACGAATCTGGATTCCATCGCCCAGCAGAGTGCATTCCGGCATATCCACCCCGGAACAAAACTCATTTTTGCGTTGGGATCTCTGATCCTCTGTCTTATCTCCCCGTCCCCGGTGGTGCCGGTGATCTCGGGCATTATCCTCAGTCTAGTACTGATCGGTCCGGGGCGGGTCTCACCGATCCAGTATGGGAAACTCCTGCTCGGTCCGATCGTCTTCACCACCATGAGCGTCGTCGTCCTCCTCTTCATGCTCGGGGGAGGAGATGTGATCTTTCGGTTCAACCCGGTGCCATGGATCAATCTCACCATCACCACTGGGGCTGTCAGCCAGAGTCTGCTGGTGCTTTGTCGGGTCTTCGGCTCTTCGGTCTCGCTCTTCTTCATCACGCTGACGACGCCCATGACGGACCTCTTCAACGGTATGAAGCGTATCGGGATCCCCATCGAACTGATCGACCTGATGATGATCGTCTACCGGTACATCTTCATCATCTATGACCAGGCCGTCGAGATCTGGCATGCGCAGGTGATGCGCCTCGGCTACAGCCGACCAGGGGAGGCCGTCCGCTCCTTCTCCATGCTCTGCGGGACGCTCTTCATCTCCAGTTGGTGTGCAGGAGAGGACCTGATCCATGCGATGGACTGCCGCTGCTATGATGGTATATTTCCTTCGTTGGATCTGGCGGAACCGATGCAATTACAGTCACTCGTCCCGGTACTGCTGTACCTGGCCGGGCTGACCGGTATACTGCTGGCGATGAGGCCCTGGGGGATGATCCCATGA
- a CDS encoding FeoA family protein has translation MGTMPLSFLSPGTEAVVADIRATGGTLRRLVAMGIYPDSRVTVVCADRGSLIISVADSRYALSRGMAMKILVGMSVAAGSP, from the coding sequence ATGGGGACCATGCCTCTCTCCTTTCTCTCACCCGGGACGGAAGCTGTCGTAGCTGATATTCGGGCAACAGGCGGCACGCTCCGACGGCTCGTTGCTATGGGGATCTATCCTGACAGCCGGGTGACCGTGGTCTGTGCGGACAGGGGCTCCCTGATTATATCAGTTGCCGATTCCCGGTATGCCCTATCCAGGGGCATGGCCATGAAGATTCTCGTGGGCATGAGCGTGGCAGCAGGTTCACCATGA
- a CDS encoding methyltransferase domain-containing protein, producing the protein MKVICLLSGEHPVLPAKELEVAGMLTDLWPQVAVMDCPDPEKTGRLAQTHLVLRYLDTCEPTLEAVRTMLADLALSPDGTFAVRAKKVCGTPIEAEPPAIERFAGGLIQGKVSLAAPDHEFHLVFSGDRCFCGELLLRIDRRTMDLRNPYGRPFFHPGVMMPRMARTLVNLSLAEPGEILYDPFCGTGGTMLEADLIGIQAYGSDTDRAMLIGSRQNLPKAGVLAGDATCLPVKSAAVDAVVSDLPYGQSVPIIAPSLEKLYSGSLEEIRRILKPGRRAVIVTHQPIGLIAQEYLTVLGQYEQRVHKSLTRRILVLEK; encoded by the coding sequence ATGAAGGTGATCTGCCTCCTCTCAGGGGAACATCCGGTCCTCCCGGCCAAAGAACTCGAGGTTGCAGGTATGCTTACCGACCTCTGGCCCCAGGTGGCCGTGATGGACTGTCCGGATCCAGAAAAGACAGGCCGGCTCGCCCAGACACATCTGGTGCTCAGGTATCTCGATACCTGTGAGCCAACGCTGGAGGCGGTCAGAACGATGCTTGCCGATCTGGCCCTCTCGCCTGATGGAACCTTTGCGGTCAGGGCGAAGAAGGTCTGTGGTACCCCAATCGAGGCAGAACCGCCGGCGATCGAACGGTTCGCCGGCGGTCTGATCCAAGGAAAGGTCTCTCTCGCCGCCCCGGATCACGAGTTCCACTTGGTTTTCTCAGGGGACCGGTGCTTCTGCGGCGAGCTCCTCCTCCGGATCGACCGGAGGACGATGGACCTGCGCAACCCGTACGGGCGGCCGTTCTTTCACCCCGGCGTGATGATGCCGAGGATGGCACGGACGCTGGTGAACCTCTCGCTCGCCGAGCCGGGAGAGATCCTCTACGACCCGTTCTGCGGCACCGGGGGGACGATGCTCGAGGCTGACCTGATCGGGATCCAGGCGTACGGCTCAGACACCGATCGGGCGATGCTGATCGGTTCCCGACAGAACCTGCCCAAAGCCGGGGTGCTGGCCGGCGATGCAACCTGCCTGCCGGTGAAATCCGCCGCTGTCGACGCGGTCGTCTCCGACCTGCCGTACGGGCAGTCGGTGCCAATCATCGCCCCGAGCCTGGAGAAATTATACTCCGGCTCGCTCGAGGAGATCCGGCGGATCCTCAAGCCGGGCAGGCGGGCCGTGATCGTCACTCACCAACCGATCGGTTTGATCGCGCAGGAGTACCTGACCGTCCTCGGCCAGTACGAACAGCGGGTGCACAAATCGCTGACCCGCCGGATCCTGGTCTTAGAGAAGTGA